A window of uncultured Litoreibacter sp. contains these coding sequences:
- a CDS encoding glucokinase: MTRASNTYTLVADIGGTNTRVALAEGTVLLKDTVRKYRNSDYPGLETVLQAFIAEEDGVDCKGACVALAGPVKGGRGSMTNLDWEIDDATLARATRAEKVALLNDLQAQGHAIGHLPSGSVRTLVDGPAAEPDAAKLVIGVGTGFNIAPVYETPGGRFVPAAEAGHANLPVRAEDELALIRHFETSHGFPAVEDMLSGRGFERVYLWLSETRGTAVEKSAADIMMGYEDGSDAIARDAAQMFVRMLGTVSGNLSLIQLPFGGIYFAGGVARAFAAHFSDLGFLEAFRDKGRFAGFMQNFAVHVIEDDFAALTGCATYLEGR; the protein is encoded by the coding sequence ATGACGCGCGCTTCAAACACATACACTCTGGTTGCCGATATCGGCGGCACCAATACCCGCGTCGCCCTGGCAGAGGGAACCGTTCTGCTCAAAGACACGGTCCGCAAATACCGCAACTCCGATTACCCCGGCCTGGAAACCGTACTGCAGGCCTTCATCGCCGAGGAAGACGGCGTGGATTGCAAGGGAGCCTGCGTGGCCCTGGCAGGCCCCGTCAAAGGCGGGCGCGGCAGCATGACCAATCTTGATTGGGAGATTGACGACGCGACATTGGCCCGCGCCACGCGGGCCGAGAAAGTTGCCCTGCTGAACGATCTGCAGGCGCAGGGTCATGCGATCGGGCATTTGCCAAGTGGCTCGGTACGGACGCTTGTGGACGGGCCTGCAGCTGAGCCGGATGCTGCGAAGCTGGTGATCGGTGTCGGTACCGGGTTTAACATCGCCCCTGTTTACGAGACGCCCGGTGGGCGATTTGTCCCCGCCGCAGAGGCTGGACACGCCAACTTGCCGGTCCGCGCCGAGGACGAATTGGCGCTGATCCGCCACTTTGAGACCTCGCACGGCTTCCCGGCTGTGGAAGACATGCTGTCAGGGCGCGGCTTTGAGCGGGTCTATCTATGGCTGTCCGAAACGCGCGGTACGGCGGTCGAAAAATCCGCTGCAGACATCATGATGGGCTACGAAGACGGATCGGATGCAATTGCCCGCGATGCCGCGCAGATGTTTGTCAGGATGCTGGGTACAGTGTCGGGAAACCTGTCCCTGATCCAGCTGCCCTTTGGCGGAATCTACTTCGCCGGCGGCGTTGCGCGCGCCTTTGCGGCGCATTTTTCCGATCTGGGATTTTTGGAAGCGTTCCGCGACAAGGGCAGATTTGCCGGATTTATGCAGAATTTTGCGGTCCACGTGATCGAAGACGATTTCGCCGCTTTGACCGGCTGCGCGACCTATTTGGAGGGGCGCTGA